A region of Shewanella psychromarinicola DNA encodes the following proteins:
- a CDS encoding efflux RND transporter periplasmic adaptor subunit, with product MKKNIKNTLLLLTLGAIVAVVGYKYTQAQQDQPIFTSDVVKRGNIEKVVLTNGVLYPSKLVSVGAQVSGLIETMDVNVGQNIKQGDLIAQIDNLTQQNALKEAQASLQSIDAQYRAKQAQIKVAQSEYARNKKMLVNGAASVSDFDSAESILAVYLAELDELSAEKDKAIISVDNAKLNLGYTTIRSPIDGTVIYVSVEEGQTVNNNQGTPSIIELAQLDVMTIKAQVSEADIINVSAGQDVYFSILGATAKKYRGVLRTIEPGPTLLSGADSSLMIGDDEAIYYNALFDVENPDNLLRFGMTAQVSIILANAQDTLLVPSQILITKTGPSASYQVPVIVDNHIEYRNVEVGINNKVYAQILSGLNEGDQIMLGQTSANDDAISMTGLSKGNMLGQSVPGLGKGKRL from the coding sequence ATGAAAAAGAACATTAAAAACACCTTGCTGCTTCTTACTCTTGGCGCAATCGTTGCCGTTGTAGGATACAAGTACACTCAAGCACAACAAGACCAACCTATCTTTACCTCCGATGTGGTTAAACGCGGCAACATCGAAAAAGTAGTACTTACCAATGGCGTGCTTTATCCGTCTAAATTAGTCAGTGTCGGTGCTCAAGTATCGGGGTTAATCGAAACAATGGACGTGAACGTTGGCCAAAATATAAAACAGGGCGACTTGATTGCTCAAATCGATAATTTAACTCAACAAAATGCCCTTAAAGAAGCCCAAGCATCACTGCAAAGTATTGATGCGCAATATCGGGCAAAGCAGGCTCAAATAAAAGTCGCACAGTCTGAATATGCTCGTAATAAGAAGATGCTGGTTAATGGCGCTGCGTCGGTATCAGATTTTGATTCGGCAGAATCGATATTGGCGGTTTATCTGGCTGAGCTTGATGAACTCAGTGCTGAAAAAGACAAAGCAATCATCAGTGTCGATAACGCCAAGCTCAATTTAGGTTACACAACTATTCGTTCACCTATTGATGGCACCGTGATTTACGTGTCGGTCGAAGAGGGGCAAACCGTTAATAACAATCAAGGCACCCCCAGTATTATTGAGCTTGCGCAATTAGACGTAATGACGATTAAAGCGCAAGTATCTGAAGCTGACATTATCAATGTGAGTGCTGGGCAAGACGTGTATTTCAGTATTTTGGGCGCGACAGCGAAAAAGTACCGTGGTGTATTACGCACCATTGAACCAGGGCCAACTTTGCTTAGCGGCGCCGACAGCTCATTGATGATTGGCGATGATGAAGCGATTTACTACAACGCTCTGTTTGATGTTGAAAACCCAGACAACCTGTTGCGCTTTGGCATGACAGCGCAGGTATCGATTATTTTAGCCAATGCGCAAGATACGTTGCTTGTCCCATCACAGATATTGATAACAAAAACGGGGCCAAGCGCTTCGTATCAAGTGCCAGTGATAGTAGACAACCACATTGAATATCGCAATGTTGAAGTGGGCATTAATAATAAAGTCTACGCTCAAATCCTCTCAGGGCTTAACGAAGGTGATCAAATCATGCTTGGTCAAACTTCAGCTAATGACGACGCGATTTCGATGACCGGCCTATCTAAGGGCAATATGCTCGGACAAAGTGTACCAGGTCTTGGTAAAGGAAAGAGGTTATAA
- a CDS encoding energy transducer TonB, with protein MKYSTLALISLVFITACSSTPLPDRSNAALKETANPTYPIHAARNKIEGYVQMSFDISEKGDPINIKVLKSVPEQTFDKAAISALSNWKYAPKVENGKAVVQQNMTVRLDFKMG; from the coding sequence ATGAAATATTCTACTTTAGCGCTTATATCATTAGTTTTTATTACCGCGTGCTCTTCAACACCTTTGCCCGATAGATCTAATGCGGCGCTGAAAGAAACTGCAAATCCAACTTACCCAATTCATGCCGCTCGAAATAAAATAGAAGGTTATGTTCAAATGAGCTTCGATATAAGTGAAAAGGGTGATCCAATAAATATAAAAGTTTTAAAATCTGTTCCAGAACAAACTTTTGATAAAGCTGCAATTAGCGCGCTTTCAAATTGGAAGTATGCACCCAAGGTAGAAAATGGAAAGGCAGTAGTTCAACAAAATATGACGGTTCGATTAGATTTTAAGATGGGTTAA
- a CDS encoding PqiC family protein has protein sequence MKFGSWSIHWGACLLALSLLFGCQSSPTKQYFVLTAIPSQIEAGSTRLDRDIGIGPVEIAEYLNFTQVVYQREDGSLQRFTNSYWAEPLDQGISRVIRLNLSQGDRSRNLILFPWRADNRPQYSIKIKIISLNRDGVNARMNANWELIDIPSNRHIERQHFAATTEAGSTAAELVNAYSYLLAQLAQEIDKSLQRLPN, from the coding sequence ATGAAATTTGGGTCGTGGTCAATTCATTGGGGAGCCTGCCTACTTGCGCTTAGTCTGCTTTTTGGCTGCCAAAGCTCACCCACGAAACAGTATTTTGTGCTCACGGCTATCCCCAGCCAAATTGAAGCGGGCAGTACACGCTTAGATCGTGATATTGGTATTGGGCCAGTCGAGATTGCTGAGTATCTTAACTTCACTCAGGTGGTGTACCAGCGGGAAGATGGCAGTTTGCAAAGATTCACCAATAGCTATTGGGCTGAACCACTAGACCAAGGCATTAGTCGGGTCATTCGTCTTAACCTTAGCCAAGGCGATCGCAGTCGTAACTTGATATTGTTTCCTTGGCGAGCAGATAACCGTCCTCAATACAGCATAAAAATTAAAATCATCAGTCTCAATCGTGATGGCGTCAACGCCAGAATGAATGCTAATTGGGAACTAATAGATATCCCATCAAACCGTCATATAGAACGACAACATTTTGCGGCGACGACTGAGGCAGGCTCAACAGCCGCTGAATTGGTTAACGCGTACAGCTATTTATTAGCTCAATTGGCTCAGGAAATTGATAAATCGCTGCAACGACTGCCTAATTAA
- a CDS encoding M13 family metallopeptidase, whose protein sequence is MNRSLIAIGLTTALLTGCGVSDTNNTKLATVTSPAPAQAELGTFGVDLAARNEAVKPGDDFFMYSSGTWYDNFVMPADKTRYGAFNALAERSEHQVKAIVDDIASRSDLTAEEQLIADFYHAYMDTETINKLGITPIKGTLDQIAAINSTQDLTKVFGEAWLTGASSPIDGGMWFNRLDPNQYEMTLGAGGLGLPDRSYYLEESERFVNIRKAYVDHIAKMLAFAGINDGEKRAQAILVLETKIAQAQWPREKRRDRDLTLNQVKREDLAQQYPGFDWDLYFAQTGYQVPQLNISEPEPVKAMIGLINQQPLSVWQDYLTFHTVTNNAGLLSEDIFNTNFAFYGKELTGQEQPRPRWKRAVEEMSGTQSLGFAIGKVFVSRYFPESSKKQMAELVENLRTALGQRIDGLEWMGDDTKVNAHAKLAAFNPKIGYPDVWQQFDGLTLTKNDLVGDIKNLRQYFQADSVAKELQKTDRNRWGMTPQTVNAYYNSSFNEIVFPAAILQPPFFDPNADAAVNYGSIGAVIGHEMGHGFDDQGSKSDANGIQRNWWTDEDRAAFDAKADKLAEQYSKYEPIPENFVNGRNSLGENIGDVGGIAMAYHAYKLSLNGKKAPVIDGVTGDQRFFLAWAQVWKEKRTEQSMLTQLRAGTHAPGRYRALAPRNHDAWYKAFDVKPDDKLYLPEDQRVRIW, encoded by the coding sequence ATGAATAGATCCTTAATTGCGATTGGATTAACAACGGCACTATTAACGGGTTGTGGCGTATCTGATACAAATAACACTAAACTTGCAACCGTGACCTCACCTGCACCAGCTCAAGCAGAGTTAGGTACTTTTGGGGTAGACTTAGCCGCGCGTAATGAAGCGGTTAAACCTGGCGATGACTTTTTTATGTATTCAAGTGGCACTTGGTACGACAACTTTGTCATGCCAGCCGACAAAACCCGTTATGGCGCCTTTAATGCGTTGGCTGAGCGCAGTGAACATCAAGTCAAAGCGATTGTTGACGATATTGCCAGTCGCAGTGACTTAACTGCAGAAGAGCAATTAATTGCTGATTTTTATCATGCCTATATGGATACCGAGACCATCAATAAGTTAGGTATCACGCCCATTAAAGGTACCTTAGATCAAATTGCCGCGATAAACTCAACTCAAGACTTAACTAAAGTCTTCGGCGAGGCTTGGCTTACCGGTGCATCATCACCGATTGACGGAGGCATGTGGTTTAACCGTTTAGATCCTAATCAATATGAAATGACTCTCGGTGCCGGAGGTTTAGGTTTACCTGACCGTTCATACTACTTAGAAGAGAGTGAGCGCTTTGTGAATATCCGCAAAGCTTATGTGGATCATATCGCTAAAATGCTGGCTTTTGCTGGCATAAATGACGGCGAAAAACGTGCCCAGGCCATTCTTGTGCTCGAAACTAAAATAGCACAAGCCCAATGGCCTAGAGAAAAGCGCCGTGATCGCGACTTAACCTTAAACCAAGTTAAACGCGAAGATCTTGCTCAGCAATACCCAGGATTTGACTGGGATTTATACTTTGCGCAAACGGGTTACCAAGTACCACAACTCAATATCTCTGAGCCTGAGCCAGTTAAGGCTATGATTGGCTTGATAAACCAACAGCCATTAAGCGTATGGCAAGACTATCTGACCTTCCACACCGTCACTAATAACGCAGGGTTACTGTCAGAAGACATTTTCAATACTAACTTTGCTTTTTATGGCAAAGAATTAACTGGCCAAGAGCAACCTCGTCCTCGCTGGAAACGCGCGGTAGAAGAAATGTCAGGCACCCAATCATTAGGCTTTGCGATTGGTAAAGTGTTTGTATCGCGTTATTTCCCTGAGTCGTCTAAAAAGCAAATGGCCGAATTAGTCGAAAACTTACGCACTGCATTGGGTCAGCGTATTGATGGTTTAGAGTGGATGGGCGATGATACGAAAGTTAATGCTCATGCTAAGCTAGCAGCATTTAACCCTAAAATTGGTTATCCAGATGTATGGCAACAATTTGATGGCTTAACCCTAACTAAAAATGATTTAGTGGGTGACATTAAAAATTTACGCCAATACTTCCAAGCCGACAGCGTAGCGAAAGAACTGCAAAAAACCGACCGTAATCGTTGGGGTATGACCCCGCAAACGGTGAATGCATATTACAACAGCTCATTTAATGAGATTGTGTTTCCTGCGGCTATTTTACAACCACCCTTTTTTGATCCCAACGCAGATGCCGCGGTTAACTATGGCAGTATTGGTGCAGTAATTGGTCACGAAATGGGTCATGGTTTTGATGATCAAGGCTCTAAGTCAGATGCGAATGGCATTCAACGTAACTGGTGGACCGATGAAGACCGTGCCGCCTTTGATGCCAAAGCCGATAAGCTTGCTGAGCAATACAGCAAATATGAGCCGATCCCAGAAAACTTTGTCAACGGACGTAACAGCCTAGGTGAAAACATCGGCGACGTGGGCGGCATCGCAATGGCTTACCATGCTTACAAGTTAAGCTTAAACGGTAAAAAAGCCCCAGTCATTGATGGCGTTACTGGCGATCAACGCTTCTTTTTAGCCTGGGCTCAAGTGTGGAAAGAAAAGCGCACCGAGCAAAGCATGTTAACTCAGTTACGTGCAGGCACCCATGCCCCCGGTCGTTACCGCGCCCTTGCCCCACGTAACCACGATGCGTGGTACAAAGCTTTTGATGTTAAACCAGATGACAAGTTGTACTTGCCTGAAGATCAACGGGTACGTATTTGGTAG
- a CDS encoding MacB family efflux pump subunit: protein MADVLLNIKGVSRSFTAGEQELTVLNNISLQICRGELIAIIGASGSGKSTLMNILGCLDKPSAGSYFINGQDTSSMDDNELAALRREYFGFIFQRYHLLGDLTAQGNVEVPALYANEGPQTRHEKAKKLLTRLGLSDRLDHKPSQLSGGQQQRVSVARALINGGDIILADEPTGALDSNSGEEMMKLIQELHRDGHTIILVTHDPHIAEFADRVIELKDGEIIADNQKRIPAETSSLIADRQSSRTDKKINWSRYLEALKMALIAMSNHRLRTFLTMLGIIIGIASVVSVVALGAGSQQSILDNIASMGTNTIEIKPGTGRGDRRSERVKSLTADDANALKILPYVDSVTPTVRANVVIRYASETVTGSIQGVGTEYFRVRGYTLAKGQYFADDSIDTLEQVAVIDANTDQTLFPDGNALGSVIFLGRLPVRIIGVTKPIESVSDNSDELNVWLPYTTVSGRIFRQNYVNDITVRIDANVSSDVAEQGIISLLSMRHGKVDFFTINTDTIRKSIEKTSETMTLLISAIAFISLLVGGIGVMNIMLVSVTERTREIGIRMAVGARQTDIMRQFLIEAVLVCFCGGALGIGLAYLIGMIFTYTGSSFQMIYSSTSIVAAFACSTLIGIVFGYLPARNAAKLNPVDALSRD from the coding sequence ATGGCTGACGTTCTATTAAATATTAAAGGTGTTAGTCGTTCTTTTACCGCCGGAGAGCAGGAGCTGACGGTACTTAACAACATTAGCCTGCAAATCTGTCGTGGTGAATTGATTGCCATTATCGGCGCGTCTGGTTCCGGTAAATCAACATTAATGAACATCCTTGGCTGTCTGGATAAACCCAGTGCAGGCAGTTATTTCATTAATGGTCAGGACACATCCAGTATGGATGACAATGAACTAGCCGCACTGCGACGTGAATATTTTGGGTTTATCTTTCAGCGCTATCATCTTTTGGGAGATTTAACTGCGCAGGGCAATGTAGAAGTACCGGCATTGTATGCCAATGAGGGGCCGCAAACTCGACACGAAAAAGCTAAAAAACTACTGACTCGTCTAGGGTTAAGCGATCGTTTAGATCATAAACCAAGTCAGCTAAGTGGCGGCCAACAACAACGTGTCAGTGTGGCCAGAGCTTTAATCAATGGTGGCGATATTATTCTGGCCGATGAACCCACCGGCGCGCTTGATAGCAATAGCGGCGAAGAAATGATGAAGCTCATTCAAGAACTGCATCGCGACGGTCACACCATTATTTTGGTGACACACGATCCGCATATTGCTGAGTTTGCAGATCGCGTCATCGAGCTAAAAGACGGCGAAATCATTGCCGATAACCAAAAACGTATCCCAGCAGAAACGAGCTCGTTAATCGCAGACAGACAATCTTCTCGAACAGATAAGAAGATAAACTGGTCGCGATACCTTGAAGCGTTAAAAATGGCGTTAATTGCAATGTCCAATCATCGTTTGCGTACGTTTCTTACGATGCTCGGCATTATTATTGGCATTGCTTCAGTGGTGTCTGTCGTTGCGTTAGGTGCTGGTTCGCAGCAATCTATTTTGGATAATATTGCCTCAATGGGCACCAATACCATTGAAATAAAACCAGGCACAGGGCGAGGAGATCGCCGCTCTGAACGGGTTAAGTCGCTCACGGCAGACGATGCCAATGCGCTTAAAATATTGCCCTATGTGGACAGCGTTACCCCAACCGTTAGAGCTAATGTTGTTATACGTTATGCTAGCGAAACCGTCACAGGATCGATTCAAGGCGTGGGTACTGAGTATTTTCGCGTGCGCGGTTATACGCTTGCTAAGGGACAATATTTTGCCGATGATAGTATCGATACGCTAGAACAGGTTGCCGTCATTGATGCCAATACCGATCAGACACTTTTTCCTGATGGCAATGCGCTAGGTAGCGTCATTTTTCTCGGCCGTCTTCCTGTTCGTATTATTGGCGTAACAAAGCCAATTGAAAGTGTGTCCGACAACAGTGATGAACTGAATGTTTGGTTGCCGTATACCACGGTGTCTGGGCGTATTTTTAGGCAAAATTATGTAAACGATATTACCGTAAGGATAGATGCGAATGTATCAAGTGATGTGGCAGAGCAAGGCATTATTAGCTTATTGAGTATGCGCCACGGCAAAGTTGATTTTTTCACTATTAATACAGATACGATACGCAAAAGCATTGAAAAAACATCTGAAACCATGACGTTACTGATATCAGCTATCGCGTTTATCTCTTTGTTAGTTGGCGGGATTGGGGTAATGAATATCATGCTGGTATCGGTAACAGAGCGAACGCGCGAAATAGGCATTCGTATGGCCGTTGGTGCCAGGCAAACCGATATTATGCGTCAGTTTTTGATTGAAGCCGTGCTGGTGTGTTTTTGTGGTGGCGCATTGGGGATTGGACTTGCTTATCTTATCGGCATGATATTCACCTACACAGGCAGCAGTTTTCAGATGATCTATTCGAGTACGTCAATTGTGGCGGCTTTTGCCTGCTCGACCTTAATCGGTATTGTGTTTGGTTATCTGCCAGCCCGAAATGCGGCTAAATTAAATCCGGTAGATGCACTCTCAAGAGACTAA
- a CDS encoding YbhB/YbcL family Raf kinase inhibitor-like protein, whose amino-acid sequence MKTYIIVSILSLTLLAATAANAKASLELTSPAFTDNGTLPTEFTCEGEGVSPPLGWQGVPNGTQSLVVIMDHMPNQHPTNNEQNTSKPDSADNKKGTPPQGDTQAPKPNQPEELKWYWIVYNIPAQASGIGSGSKENQSVGSFGSNTVNDRNEYAPPCSKGPGQKVYTFHLYALSKFLDIDSSAPVSAPVSAPVSASVSAVSLRQSMQGFILDSDSLTVSFERHCQTPQRAHSPQAHPQESHPEQAQPHNDSMDPLSTLPLCKPTLNTTSAVIDSK is encoded by the coding sequence ATGAAAACCTACATTATTGTCTCCATTTTATCTTTGACGCTGCTAGCCGCAACGGCCGCTAATGCCAAGGCGTCACTTGAACTTACCAGCCCTGCATTTACCGATAATGGTACATTACCAACTGAATTCACTTGTGAAGGAGAGGGGGTTTCACCGCCATTAGGCTGGCAAGGAGTACCCAACGGAACCCAATCATTGGTGGTGATAATGGACCACATGCCTAATCAACACCCGACCAACAATGAACAAAATACATCAAAGCCTGACTCGGCTGACAATAAAAAAGGCACTCCACCTCAAGGTGACACTCAGGCACCTAAACCAAACCAGCCTGAGGAACTCAAGTGGTATTGGATTGTTTACAATATTCCGGCGCAAGCTTCTGGTATTGGTTCTGGCAGTAAAGAAAATCAATCTGTTGGTTCATTTGGCAGTAATACTGTGAATGATCGTAACGAGTATGCACCGCCATGTTCTAAAGGACCTGGCCAAAAAGTGTATACTTTTCATCTGTATGCGCTATCCAAATTTTTAGATATCGATTCGTCTGCCCCAGTGTCAGCCCCAGTATCTGCCCCAGTATCAGCCTCTGTGTCAGCAGTATCGCTTCGACAAAGCATGCAAGGCTTCATACTGGACTCAGACTCTTTGACTGTGAGCTTTGAGCGACACTGTCAAACGCCGCAACGGGCTCATTCACCACAAGCTCATCCGCAAGAATCTCATCCGGAACAAGCACAGCCACATAATGACAGCATGGATCCGCTGTCAACATTGCCATTGTGTAAACCCACTTTGAATACGACTTCTGCTGTTATTGATAGTAAGTAA
- a CDS encoding MlaD family protein, translated as MSKSQRLPLAIGAFILGAIILVFIALLFFSGGRIFAEKAPVVMFFNNSIQGLQVGAPVKLKGVVIGEISDISIDFPNNNSQGITAAVHANLLLKRINLKGIQVGEEFFFHAIDNGLRAQLNYQSLLTGLLYVELDFYPSTVPQFHGGNNAILELPTIETDFESLSKDLQSLNLKSLVNNVDNLAQQLSDIAASGQIQQALESFDSAANAVKNTAVHIDTTQATLGQHSAEVLVKLDNLLVQLNQDEPKVIQSLDHSLTALRETLLSINQLTSQAGNSLAQDSPLLIKLDNTLEEIHRAARSLRSLSETLDEQPEAIIRGKKTIPLGE; from the coding sequence ATGAGTAAAAGCCAGCGACTTCCTCTTGCGATTGGTGCCTTTATTCTGGGCGCTATTATCTTAGTGTTTATTGCACTGTTATTCTTTTCTGGAGGACGGATATTTGCCGAAAAAGCCCCCGTAGTGATGTTTTTCAACAACTCAATCCAAGGGCTTCAGGTGGGCGCCCCCGTGAAGTTAAAAGGGGTTGTGATCGGTGAAATAAGCGATATCAGTATCGATTTCCCCAATAACAATAGCCAAGGTATTACCGCCGCTGTTCATGCTAATTTGTTGTTGAAACGCATCAATCTAAAGGGTATTCAAGTGGGCGAAGAGTTTTTCTTCCACGCCATCGATAACGGTTTACGTGCCCAGTTGAATTATCAGAGTTTATTAACTGGGCTGCTCTATGTTGAGTTAGATTTTTATCCCAGTACTGTGCCTCAGTTTCATGGTGGAAACAACGCCATATTAGAGCTGCCAACCATAGAAACTGATTTCGAATCCTTGTCAAAAGATTTGCAATCTTTGAACCTTAAAAGCTTAGTCAATAATGTTGATAATTTGGCCCAACAACTCAGCGACATAGCTGCCAGCGGACAAATACAACAGGCACTGGAAAGCTTTGACAGTGCGGCTAACGCAGTCAAAAACACCGCTGTTCACATCGATACGACTCAGGCTACGTTAGGACAACATAGTGCTGAAGTTCTGGTCAAACTGGATAATCTACTTGTCCAATTGAACCAAGATGAACCTAAGGTTATTCAATCACTTGATCACAGTTTGACGGCATTACGCGAGACATTATTAAGCATTAATCAGCTCACATCCCAAGCGGGTAATTCACTTGCTCAAGATTCGCCGCTATTAATCAAGTTAGATAACACGCTAGAAGAAATTCACCGCGCCGCGCGATCACTACGCAGTTTGAGCGAAACCTTAGATGAACAGCCTGAGGCCATCATCCGCGGCAAAAAAACCATACCTTTAGGAGAATAA
- a CDS encoding AMP-binding protein — protein sequence MMAIMTNDKPWLKQYPEDVPATIDSSMYNNINDLFKESFSAYAKKAAYINMGHSLSYQDLESKSNAFAAYLQSELKMKKGERIALMMPNLLQYPITILGALKAGLIIVNVNPLYTPRELKHQLRDSGSSAIVAVTNFGNNLQQILHETNIKHVILTKIGDELAIHKRTLVNFLIKHVKKIVPKYHIPDAISLRRALTEGKKLPFIDPQITVDDLAYLQYTGGTTGPAKGAMLTHSNIISNVLQVHAHFSPRTLYDKEYAVTPLPLYHIFANSVSMMFMLFLGATNLLITNPRDIDGFVADLSKYPFTMVFGLNTLFNGLNNHAGFQELDFSHARFTIAGGMPTQKHIADRWQELTGMPVIEGYGLTECSPVVAAGTHQQQSFISSIGVPLPSAELRIVNDKNEPLGPNQIGEIQIRGPQVMKGYWQQEAETNTVMHAGGWLSSGDIGRMDDDGVFYIEDRKKDMILVSGFNVFPTEIEEVATLHPHIIEAAAIGIPDDATGEIVKLFIVRKGNVTVDEIKKHCRKYLTGYKNPRIIEFRDELPKSNVGKILRRELRDS from the coding sequence ATGATGGCTATAATGACAAATGATAAACCGTGGTTAAAACAATATCCTGAGGATGTGCCCGCAACAATAGATTCAAGTATGTATAACAATATCAATGATTTGTTTAAAGAGTCTTTTAGTGCGTATGCTAAAAAAGCAGCATATATTAATATGGGACATAGCTTATCCTACCAAGATCTCGAAAGTAAAAGTAACGCTTTTGCTGCTTATCTACAATCTGAACTAAAAATGAAAAAAGGCGAACGAATCGCCTTGATGATGCCTAATTTATTGCAATATCCCATCACTATTTTAGGTGCATTAAAAGCAGGACTCATTATTGTAAATGTTAATCCACTTTATACCCCTCGAGAGTTAAAACATCAATTACGAGACTCAGGGTCCAGTGCTATTGTTGCCGTCACAAATTTTGGTAATAATCTTCAGCAAATACTGCATGAGACTAACATTAAGCATGTTATTTTAACCAAAATCGGCGATGAGTTAGCTATACATAAGCGTACACTGGTTAATTTTCTTATCAAACATGTCAAAAAAATAGTGCCAAAATATCATATCCCCGACGCTATTTCACTGCGTAGAGCGTTAACCGAAGGCAAGAAACTTCCCTTTATTGATCCCCAAATAACAGTAGATGATTTAGCATACCTCCAATATACAGGTGGAACGACGGGTCCTGCGAAAGGGGCAATGCTGACTCATAGTAATATTATTTCTAACGTTCTACAGGTTCATGCTCATTTTAGCCCAAGAACCTTATATGATAAGGAATATGCAGTAACCCCACTTCCGCTTTATCATATTTTTGCCAACTCAGTGAGTATGATGTTTATGCTCTTTCTCGGTGCAACGAATTTACTCATTACCAACCCAAGAGATATAGATGGTTTCGTAGCAGATTTAAGTAAATATCCATTCACAATGGTTTTTGGTTTAAATACACTTTTTAATGGTCTAAACAATCATGCTGGTTTTCAAGAATTAGATTTTAGTCACGCTCGTTTTACTATTGCAGGTGGAATGCCGACGCAGAAACATATTGCTGATCGTTGGCAAGAGCTCACTGGAATGCCTGTCATAGAAGGTTATGGCTTAACTGAATGTTCCCCAGTGGTCGCTGCAGGTACTCATCAACAACAATCATTTATTTCTTCAATTGGTGTCCCTTTACCCAGCGCTGAACTCCGTATCGTTAATGATAAAAATGAACCTTTAGGTCCCAACCAAATTGGTGAAATTCAAATTAGAGGGCCCCAAGTGATGAAAGGCTATTGGCAACAAGAAGCCGAAACCAATACTGTAATGCATGCAGGAGGTTGGTTAAGCTCTGGCGATATAGGAAGAATGGATGACGATGGGGTTTTTTATATTGAAGACCGTAAAAAAGATATGATTCTAGTGTCGGGATTTAATGTTTTTCCAACTGAAATTGAAGAAGTTGCAACACTTCACCCTCACATCATCGAAGCTGCGGCCATTGGCATTCCTGATGACGCCACAGGAGAAATAGTTAAATTATTTATTGTACGCAAAGGTAATGTGACCGTTGATGAAATAAAAAAACATTGTAGAAAATATCTTACCGGTTATAAAAACCCAAGGATAATTGAATTTAGAGATGAATTGCCAAAATCAAATGTTGGCAAGATCTTACGTCGAGAATTGCGAGATTCATAG